The Xanthomonas sontii genomic sequence GCGGCCAAGACCGGCAAGCACGTCGACTGCGGCACCGGTGGCGGCGCGAAGGACATCGTCGATGCGGCCAGTGTCGGCATCACCGCGGGATGGGCCTGCACCTCCGCCGACGGGGACGGCATCTGCACCAACTGGCGCAAGTTCACCCCGGTCAAGGTCTGCTTCTGGTACGCCAACTCTCCGGGCGCGAAAGGCACGGCGGGCAAGTGGCTGCTCAACACGGCCTACCCGTCGCTCAACGCGGACTGCAGTTGAGCGGTCCCGCCACCGTTGATTGCGCCGTGCGGCGCTGGCGCCTCCGCACGGCCTGCCGGCTCAACCGGCCGGCGTTTCCGGCACCCGCACCCAGCCTTCCATCAGCACGCGCGCGCTGCGGCTCATCAAGGCCTTGGTGACGGCCCACTGGCCGTCCACCTGGCGCGCCTCGGCGCCGACCCGCAAGGTGCCGGAGGGATGACCGAAGCGCACCGCGGTGCGTTCGCCACCGCCGGCGGCGCGGTTGACCAGGGTGCCGGGGATCGCCGCAGCGGTGCCGATCGCCACCGCCGCGGTGCCCATCATCGCGTGGTGCAGCTTGCCCATCGACATCGCCCGCACCAGCAGGTCGATGTCGGCGGCCGCCACCGGCTTGCCGCTGGAGGCGGTGTAGTCGGCCGGCGGCGCGACGAAGGCGACCTTGGGCGTGTGCTGGCGGGTCGCCGCATCTTCAAGCGTGGCGATCAGGCCCATGCGCAGCGCGCCGTACGCGCGGATGGTCTCGAAGCGCTGCAGCGCCTGCGCATCGCCGTTGATCGCGTCCTGCAGTTCGGTGCCCTGGTAACCCAGCGCCTGCGCCTCGAGAAAGATCGTGGGGATACCCGCGTTGATCAGGGTCGCCTGGAGGCTGCCGACGCCGGGCACCTCCAGCGTGTCGACCAGGTGGCCGGTGGGGAACATGGCGCCGCCGGCGCCGTCCTCGTCGGCGGCCGGGTCGAGGAATTCCAGCGCGATCTCCGCCGCAGGGAAGGTCACCCCGTCCAGTTCGAAATCGCCGGTTTCCTGCACTGCGCCGTCGGTCATCGGCACCTGCGCGACGATGGTCTTGCCGATGTTGGCCTGCCAGATCCGCACCGTGGCCACGCCATCGCGCGGAATCCGCGCCGGATCCACCAACCCGGCGGCGATCGCGAACGGCCCCACCGCCGCCGACAGGTTGCCGCAGTTGCCGCTCCAGTCCACGAACGCGCGCTCGATCGCCACCTGGCCGAACAGATAGTCCACGTCGTGGTCCGGGCGCGTGCTCGTCGCCACGATCACGGTCTTGCTGGTACTGGAGGTCGCCCCGC encodes the following:
- the prpF gene encoding 2-methylaconitate cis-trans isomerase PrpF, whose translation is MAHAPQLRIPATYMRGGTSKGVFFRLQDLPATAQTPGPARDALLQRVIGSPDPYAKQIDGMGGATSSTSKTVIVATSTRPDHDVDYLFGQVAIERAFVDWSGNCGNLSAAVGPFAIAAGLVDPARIPRDGVATVRIWQANIGKTIVAQVPMTDGAVQETGDFELDGVTFPAAEIALEFLDPAADEDGAGGAMFPTGHLVDTLEVPGVGSLQATLINAGIPTIFLEAQALGYQGTELQDAINGDAQALQRFETIRAYGALRMGLIATLEDAATRQHTPKVAFVAPPADYTASSGKPVAAADIDLLVRAMSMGKLHHAMMGTAAVAIGTAAAIPGTLVNRAAGGGERTAVRFGHPSGTLRVGAEARQVDGQWAVTKALMSRSARVLMEGWVRVPETPAG